From Nematostella vectensis chromosome 14, jaNemVect1.1, whole genome shotgun sequence, a single genomic window includes:
- the LOC5518788 gene encoding threonylcarbamoyl-AMP synthase, with the protein MHPKIVKLHEFADTQQEELIHAAVASLKLGHVIALPTDTIYGIAALTQSCNAVQKLYEIKGRHQEKPVAIAVGNIEDVKRWGKVTVSDDILTDLLPGPVTLVFERTPELNPSLNPGTTLIGIRIPNHHFVKKLAKACAEPIALTSANQSSAMSSLKVEEFKSLWPHLDLVVDGGPVGDSPECRQGSTVINLSVPGQFSIIREGSAYQQTLDVLEAKYGLTNTER; encoded by the exons ATGCATCCTAAGATAGTCAAGCTTCACGAATTTG ctgaTACTCAGCAAGAAGAACTTATACATGCTGCAGTCGCATCATTAAAACTTGGTCATGTGATAGCTTTACCAACAGACACCATATATGGTATTGCAGCTCTCACTCAGAGTTGTAATGCTGTCCAAAAGCTGTATGAAATCAAAGGTCGTCATCAGGAGAAGCCTGTGGCTATAGCTGTTGGGAATATTGAGGATGTCAAAAG GTGGGGAAAGGTGACTGTTTCTGATGACATCCTCACAGACCTACTTCCTGGTCCAGTTACTCTAGTGTTTGAGCGCACACCGGAGCTGAATCCAAGCCTAAACCCAGGGACCACTCTCATTGGTATTAGAATACCAAATCACCATTTTGTGAAAAAACTGGCAAAGGCGTGTGCAGAGCCAATAGCTTTGACGAGTGCCAATCAAAGCAGTGCAATGAGCAGCCTGAAAGTGGAGGAATTTAAAAGCTTGTGGCCTCATTTAGATTTGGTTGTTGATGGAGGCCCAGTTGGGGATTCTCCCGAGTGTCGTCAGGGCTCAACAGTCATAAACCTCTCTGTTCCAGGGCAGTTCTCTATCATAAGGGAAGGAAG TGCATACCAGCAAACGCTTGATGTCCTTGAAGCAAAGTATGGTCTTACAAATACTGAAAGATAA